GCCTTTACATTAGGCCTAGTTCCTTTGGGCTTGGCAATGGGCCTAGTTCTTTTGGTCTTCACAGTAGGCCTATCACCTATGGCAGAACTCCCACTTGCACTCCTTAGTCCACCTCTTTTTTTACCTCTATTTGACTCTGCCCCTGTCCCTTTTTTCACACTGCCATTTTTCTTTGGCAGAACCTTGTCCTTTTCTTTCAGAattctttttttcctcttccCATCATCTTCCTCATCAACATTGGAATAATCCTCATCTGAAACAGTTTCTGAGCCAGTCAAAAGAGGTTTATACAGTTCATCCTCCCCGCTTTCATgcccattgatgagcggatattttatacgcattttggggggtaatttcatgtagattttagtgtgttttagttagtttttagtatatttttattagtttttaggcaaaatttatatttctggactttaatatgagtttatgtgtttttctgtgatttcaggtattttctgactgaaattgagggagctgagcaaaaatctgattcaggctgaaaaaggactgctgatgttgttggattctgacctccctgcactcggaatggattttttggagctacaggagtccaattggcgcgctcccaattgggttggaaagtagacatccagggctttccagcaatatataatagtccatactttgcgtgaagataaatgacgtaaactggcgtttaacgccagttccatgttgcattctggcgttgaacgccagaaacaggttgcaagttggagttaaacgccagaaacaggttacaacctgacgtttaactccaaaaaaagcccaggcacgtgagaagcttaagtctcagccccagcacacaccaagtgagccctagaagtggatttctgcactatctatcttagtttactcattttctataaacctaggttactagtttagtatttaaacaacttttagagacttgttttgtatctcatgacatttttagatctgaactttgtactctttgacggcatgagtctctaaactccattgttgggggtgaggagctctgcagcgtctcgatgaattaatgcaattatttctgttttctattcaaacacgcttgtttctctttaagatgttcattcgtacttaaccatgatgaaggtgatgatctgtgacactcatcacaattctcaatctatgaatgcgtgcctgacgaccacctccgttctaccttcgattgaatgaatatctcttggattccttaatcagaatcttcgtggtataatctagaatccattggcagcatccttgagaatccgaaaagtctaaaccttgtctgtggtattccgagtaggattcagggattggatgactgtgacaagcaactcgcgagtgttgggcgtagtgacaaacgcagaaggatcaatggatcatattccgacatgatcgagaaccgacagatgtttagccgtgcggtgacagcgcatttggaccattttcactgagaggatggatggtagccattgataacggtgatccaccaacacacagcttgccatagaagggaatcttgcgtgcatgaagaagatgtcagtaggaaagtagagattcaaaagagcatctccaaaactccaacacattctccattacagCGTAATCATTATTcttttcatgctctttcactttttacaattgaaactaaagaaccctatcggtatcctgactaagaacaataagataaccatagcttacttcaagccaataatctccatgggatcgacccttactcacgtaaggtattacttggacgacccagtgcacttgctggttagttgtgcggaattacatagtgtgagtgtgaTTTTCGTGCGCCGCCCATCATCTTCTGTGGATGGTGATGATTGAAGCTCCCTGATGATGCTGTCAACATCAATAGGATCATCAAATTCTTTCGCCCCCTTTTTTGCTGCAGCATGTTCTTCCACTATCTGTGGCTCATCAACAGGATGGTCGAAGTATATGTAAAATTCATCAGTGGTTGAGTTCTTGAGCTTGTTCTCTCGAAGTTCATTAATCCCTGCATCTCCTCTCAGAATGTGCTGTCCAGCCTTGAGATCACTGCTTGTTGGGTCAAACCAATACACTGTCCTATATGATGCATATCCCAAACCCTTGAACAATGTAACTAAATCTCCAAAATTCACGATGTCTAAGTCCATCTTTGGAAAATTTTCAATTGCCCACCAATATACTCAAGAGTTCCACTGGATTTTCTACCAAAATGGCCTCCGTGATGAAAAACAAGCACCACATATATATCATCCATCTGCATTATCCACAAGTGCATAAATCGGAGATTAAACCCTAGATCAAGtgcccaaaattttgaaatcagtTAACTCCACATAgctttttttcattcttttaccgaaaaaaaaaacatgcaatcaCCCGATATCCCAACCCCATACATTATATTGTCACAAACATTTAAACAACATACATAGTCTTGATTATTACATTTACCTCTGTAGAAGATGGTAGCTTCCTCTCCACACGAAACTTGCCGTAATCTTCAACAACCACCACGTCCACTGAGCACACCACCACTTTCAACTGGAGGAAGCCGTTCCTTTTTTGGAGGGAGAATGGCGTTTGTGTTCTGATAGGGTTTTCTGTAATAAGTGGAGTGACTTTTGGGTGTTCTGGGGATTACGAAGGTTGAAATAAGGTGGGGGATGCATACGGCATCGTTTTGGAGCATAAGGACCAAATTGTCCTCTAACAATTTGTTCCCCATCCACTTCAAGAACCAAAATGGACACATCACTTTCCACCCCTCCAGGTCAGCAATCTCCGTTACCGTTTCCACCCCCAATTCGATGGAAGGAACATAATTGTCACGCGTTTTACATGGTGAGGGATCAGAATGTATTTTTCAATTCTGAAGGACTAAAATGTCTGCGTTTAAAAAAGTTAGAGATCTATTTGTCTtttactctaaattttatattacatCATAACTTTATTTtggtatatttatttatattttatttattattttattataaaaagatattttgattgAATTACGATTGAATTAATTAAACCAGTATATTAGTAAATTAGTAATTAGAACGATTTGATAATTGATTCGATTTTTAGAATATTGATCATTCACTCATTTGACTCGGTTTGAGCCACCCAGCAAATCGTCCCTGCATCAGATTCGGTGAAACCCGAACTGACATGCCCGATTTTGATGAAAATCGATGACTCGGCCGGTTTATAAAACCAGGACCGGCCatgataatttttcaaattcgaACGACGTCGTTTTTCTGAGGGTTGCAAATACTAACGCACTCATCCCTCTCTACTGACTACTCTCAGCCGCGGATCAGCCTCCCTCACTGTCTCACAACTCACAAGCTCTGGTCAGACTCTTCTCTAAAGCTCAACTCtcaagctctctctctctcgtctCTCCCACGCAGCGTCTCTCTCTTCTCATTCACCCACTCACTCGCTCACTGTTCCTCCGTGGCCTCCGTTCCTTCCGCCGCCACCAGTGTACCACCTGGCAACTTagcttcttctctctttctcttctccgAACAGTCTATTCTCTGCGAGTCAGTTTGGTTCTGTGTGGTTGCCGCCAAAATGTTGCGTAGAAATATTCGCATGAGGAGGGAGTATTTATACAGGAAGAGCTTAGAAGGCAAAGAACGCTTGCTCTACGAAAAGAAGCGCAAGATCAGAGAAGCACTTCAAGGTTCTTCCTTCCTTCCATATGAATTTTTCATTAccgtttttaattttaattcacttgtTTTcgtgaaaatttttattattatttattattattgttagttcatgtgtttacttttaattttatgtagAAGGGAAGCCAATACCTACTGAACTTAGGAATGAGGAGGCTGCACTTCGTCGAGAAATCGATCTCGAAGATGAAAACACAGCTGGTGTTATATTCTTCCTTTGTCTTCAccttttttttctatctttttaatttagttagtgaatttttttatgaatttgattatGTTgtgttataatttaattttattcattgtTTTATCCAATGAGTTCTGTAATGTTTTTAATAAGAAGCTATTAAAGACAAACATAATCCATTAGTACACAACTCAATATGTAGTTATCTATAACCATTGCTAGTTTTTTATATGCTTTCTACTTAACTCCTTTGTACCAAAACAGACAACACTGAATAGACATATAATTGATGGTTTACTAACTTGACTCATGCCACGTAAAAGGTTAATTCTTTAATAGACAAAAGTTGTCTGGTTTAAGAGTTTAACTCTAAGTGGAAACTCTGCATATGATAGGGGAAAACATTGTATCTTTTCTAATTATTCAAGTGTTGCCAACAATAACCCATATCATAGTGAGTTCTGgtgatttttataattgttgatgGCATTcttggtttttgttttgttttgattcACTTTTTTCTTCCCCTGTTCAGGGATTGAGTAGTTTTATAGGTCTTAGAGGTCATGTTTTATTGAGAAAGGCACTATATTCATACTGAAAGCATCGAGTTGTTCCGAGTCCTTACTCCTAATAGATGGATGGGAAGGGATTGAAAAGTAAAATGAACTCTACTCTATCCATTAACGGATTAACTTCCTTCCCTTCCCCTCTGAAAACCAATCTCACAAATCCACCCTTTGTCCCCTGGTACCCAAGCTTTTAGGCTATTTTGCCTTTCCCTCATAAACTTTTTTGATGTTTTATTCTCTCTTGCATTGATTTATTTCAAAAGAGACATTGATGTGATTGCTGAAATTTCGTCTCCACTTTTTGCTGCATCTAATTCAGTCCCGAGAACGCACATTGATGATGAGTATGCACATGCTGCGGAAAAAGATCCTAAAATTTTGCTAACCACTTCCAGGGATCCAAGTGCTCCTCTTCAACAGTTCGTAAAGGTTTTCTCACTTCAAttgttttcttgatttttttcataatgttctattttatttattcctttttttCTGTCTTAGTAAATTCCGGATAATGTTTTGACTATTGTGACACTCAATTTTCTATGTTCAGGAGCTGAGTTATGTTTTTCCGAATGCACAAAGGATGAATCGTGGTGGTCAGGTTGTAACCTTTActgtttttttccattttttatctCTTGTATACGTTCAAAATCTGAATAATTGACTATTTGGTTGATTTTccatttattgttttcttgcTAATGAGTAATGATAATAAATACAGCTAAAATATAATCGTTATTATATAGCTAAAATATAAACTGAATAACTGATTGTCTTTTCTGTTGTGTGTTTGCATTTGGATTGTTGTCGCTATCATTTTAGGTTATTTCTGAAATTATAGAGTCTTGCCGTGCACATGATTATACAGATGTTGTGTTGGTTCATGAACATCGTGGTGTGCCAGATGGCttaattgtctgccatctgccATATGGTCCAACTGCATATTTTGGATTGCTCAATGTGGTAAGTGTTGGTCTTAAAAAGTATTActttttctaatatatatttgtatggACAACATGCTGACTTGTTTCTTTTCCATATCCATATAGGTTACAAGGCATGAAATCAAAGACAAGAAAGCCATTGGTACAATGCCTGAGGCTTATCCACATCTGATTTTTGATAACTTCTCAACTAAGGTTTTCATAAGTCAACactatctctatttttttactTGCTCGAATGTCATTGGTAAACTGCCCATGGTTTTGATCTTTGGTCTGTTGCATTTGCCACTGGTCTTTCAGATATCTACTGGTCATGCCAATGCTATCTTGTCTGGTCTTGAAACCATAATGTTCTGAATTGGACTAGAAGCAGTTGCAGCTTGActgtttaaactttaaattgatttaaatGATTTCCCTCTGATGCTAAAACTGTTAAGGGTAAGATTTGAGCACAGGTTAAGACTAGGAGAAGGCACATTGTCAACTTTTTAAGCATTGGTCTATTAAAATAGTTGGATTTCTAATGGGGTTGCTTTTACTAATTAGTCTTAGAGATGACAAATGATTTAACCAAGATTCAAACTTAGgttaatttggaatgaaaaagATGATGTATCAGTAGGCTATTGGTCAGAGCAAATATATGTATTGATTTTGTAAGAATAAAAGTGCAAGGTTGGTTCTGTTTGCATTGTGATTCGGGATTAGAATTTTGTTTATGTTGGCCACTTTTTCTATTCGTTAATTTCCCAACTATATATGTATGGAATATATACTTCTGCAAATTCAATATTATCGAAAGTAATTACTATCTATAGCAATAATTATGCTGGTTTTGTTCTGACTACTCATCTTATTTGGAATTCATTTTGGACTTTTAACAGTTGGGTGAAAGGACTGCCAACATTCTAAAGTATCTTTTCCCAGTTCCAAAACCAGACACAAAACGTATTGTGACTTTTTCCAACCAGTCTGACTATGTATCGTTCAGGTTGGTTTTGCATTCACAATCTTATGCATTTGACCtttcattataatttataaatatccGTTATTCATTCATGTTACAGTGAAGTTGTGCTGGTTAGTGTTTTTTCCCTTCTCATTTGAAATCTAGTGTTTGTTCTATACAGGCATCATATATATGAAAAGCATGGAGGTCCGAAGTCTATTGAACTAAAGGAAATTGGTCCACGGTTTGAGTTGCGACTTTATCAGGTTTGCATTACTATTAACCTCACCGTTGATTGCTTCTTTGTCTGTTGTTATGAGGAAAGATGATCTTCCACTCAAAACAAAGTAACTACATCTGTCTACATGCTACTAAATTTAAGAAAACTGTAGTTCAGTGATTGCATTTTGCATGTGTATACGTGTTTCTTTGTTTTGGTTGATGTAATGTTGCgcaaaagttaaaattttctGCTGATtacatttttttacttttacgTTTAAAAATATCCTTTTTGTTACCCCAGCCATTTTGTAAAATTGCTTACacggatatatatatattggataTGTTTCTGAGCACATCTGTTTGACAAAAtgtaaactaatttaataacacCATCATTGTAAATTTTGATCTATTAATGTTAGCAGCAGTTCAGGCcgccttttttatttttggggtttAATTTATTAGATTCAACTATTAAAATCGTAAATTATCTACTTACTAGTTACTACTAGTGGTTCTACTTTCTACTATCTTCTACTATTTTAAAGGAGTTGAGGCAGTTTTACCCCTTTTAGGtcatatttctgtaattcttttttctattttacccCTAGCTTGTCTTTGTCTCTTTTTCTACCACACACTTGCTTAACTTACGCTAAGAACTACATAAAACTATCCATATTGCCATGTATTACAAAATTAACAGCCATCATTATTCTATAATCTCAAGATGCTAGTGCTTGTTAATGTTTATTTCATatttactaaataaaataatgcaTTGTTCCGATTGTTATTGGATACCAAACCCGTTCCTAATACCATGGTTATTAAAATCAGACTGATAATCAACTCTATTGAAGCAATGGGACGGGTGGCCAGTTCACTGGATTTTAGTCTGAACAGATCGGTCCATTCcagttctttttttatttggtgtCCCAGTCCAGTTTTAATTGCTATGCTTTTTGCTATTTTCACTGTTAACCAATTAACCCAATGTCCCTATTTTTCTCAAACACGTTGCAGATAAAGCTGGGAACTGTGGATCAAGCTGAAGCTCAAATAGAATGGGTTATTAGACCTTACATGAACACAAGTAAAAAACGCAAGTTTCTCAGTGATTGATGTTGCCATAACAAAAGCCGCAATGTTAAAGTAGTATTTACGCAGCTTTACCTGATACACGTTGAGTGCATTTTTTCATCGTGACGGAACATCGAGGATGTCCTTAGTTCCTTAGTTTGAaagagaatataaaatttttggaatgagCAATTGAGCATCATTGTAAACTGCTAAAGCTATGAAAAAGTGAGAATGGAATGTACTTTATGATTATTTTTggaagaaaattattatttgctttttcttgGGAATATCAACAGTTcgtatgttattattattattatgaaaaattttcGATGAACAAGTTTctttaatattagtttttttaataatggttttaaaaaaaattaacacagaattttttgaaaaaatataaaaattttgtaataaataacagtagaaaaagaagaaacccgtgaaggaaaaaaatacgagaaaaaaaagagaacaagaaagtaagtGGTGTCTGTGAGTAGCTCTGAAAATCAATTGGATATGACATCGTTTAGTCTGTTAGTttaatagtttaaaattttaattaatttaatggaGTATAATTGACATAattgaattataataaaataatataaaattaaaaatttaatatcatcaattttgtctaattttattCGTAATCTATATTCTTATGTTTCATATTGTAGTGTCATATCCGCCTCTGTCCCTGCTTCATAAATTATATCACAATATAATCAaccaaaagaaaagcataatttttaTGCCATTTGAAATGCTAAGACTAATtaataaatgataaattttagCAAATAGTAAGTTTCAAGACACAGTTTAAAATTACGAtcccagaaaaaaaaaataatattctagaCAAAAGATtcacaaaaacaataaaaacatcACCATGATCAGGTATATTAtgcttaaaacttaaaaatcatCATCACCAAATGTCTTACAAAGAACATAAAAgtcttgaaaaataataaatatcaaaCATAGAAGTAATACTAATATTATTTGTCATATTAAAATCACATAATTCACTGTAATATTTCTACCTatattttatcaataaaaaagtaaaaacttattttaaaaaaatataaattaataataaataaaatttaaacagacACATATTTTGTCATTTACATGAGAAAAAAGCGTCATACAGCCATACCATCACagtaatagattttttttattttttatttatatctatCAACTAGGGATGAATTCCCTAAAAATAATCCAGATTTTGTGTATACGTTTTTATGGATTTTATAATTCGATAATAACGTTTTATccatcttaaaattttaaattcctaAAAACAACGTTtagtattttataattaaaaaatattttatttttatatagtgttaaaaaatttttactatATGTCAGTGGCAAACTGTGCTGCTATTGtagtattataaaatattaaaatatcaaatattctgatattttacacaaaattatcaatatataaaaaatttagtccaatattattatttttaaattttaaaaaaattatatacaattatttacacataaataataatttaatcaaataaattaaattatctaataatttttaattattaattttacagtaaataaaaaattactcagATGATCatgaaaattattaattttatgcaATATAGTTTGGTCAAACGAGTCAAACAACCTTTAAAATCACTAAAatgaaatttcaaatttaattatgtgATCTGCGAAGATACTCCAACCAAGACGAGAAAGAGACTCCATTCTTTCGTGGTTCAGTTCAACACTTGAACCAGAGGCTCTGTTGGCTTgctcataaatttttattaaattatattctaACTCTAATATCTCCCTTttatacttcttcttcttcttcttcttcaatttattTCTTGGAAAATTGAGAAATGTCAATGGGGAACGAGTCAAGTTGGGTTGGGAAGAAGCCTATCAGGCGCATTGGTGGCATGTCCGACGCACTCTCCATCGCCGCCGATCTTGGTTTCTCCGTCTCCGCTTCCCAACCACCGCCTCAGGTACGCATAATTCATTCATTCAGATTCCGCATTCATCTTGTTTCGCTGAAATTACGGTTTTGCCACCAACTCTCTGTTTCTAGGAATCTTCTCTTCCGAGTAGCGGCGAAAAGGGCGAGGACTTGGTCAGGGTTTTGAGGGAACTAACCACTGTTCAACGCAAGATCGCGGATTTGCAAGTCGAACTTCAAGGACGCAaggttttttcttcttctattctgtacctttttctattttattttattattatactttaaagtttaaacaaGTTTGTGGGTAAAATGGTAAATTATGGTGATCTTCCCAGCATCGCTATACTGAAATCCATTGTAGTGTTTTCGTATTCTGCAAATTAGATTCATGTtaggtataatttttttgtgaattATGTTAAAATATTGCCTAATTTGTAGGGGAGATTTATTAGTTTCTCTTTATGATTGATGTAAGAGTTCATAAGATTTGTGAAATTGTGTAGGATGATAAGAATGTTGCACATTTGACGCATGTGAGtgaaatggaaaagaaaattgagACTTTGGGGAGGATTACCGCTATACTGAAAGATGTTATCCAGAATAAGGTAATGTGGCTGTGCCCTCCATTATACCTGCTTTCagtatttttttcctttttcggTAGTTTCCCTGGATTAGTTCATTAGGGATAAGTTGATTTACCGAATTTAATGTTGCAGGATCGCATCATAGCTCGCCTGCAGCAGCCTTATTCTCTTGATTGCATTCCTGTAGAAGCAGAATTTCAGGGGTGAATGGTTTTTGATTGTGTTAGTAGCATTACTCGTTGGCAGGGAGACACACTTCATTATCTTGTGTTGTAGTTGGTGATGTAGCAAGATTTAGTCCATAGCATGACAAAGATATTTGTTGGCTTAAATTAAACTTGCTAACTGGAAGTTTCAGCTCCATGGGGTAAAATAATTGGAATTAGTTGGCTTCTCCACTGCTGCTGTAGACGCTAGATAGTTTTCAGGCTTATGTTTATGCACTGTGTCGTGTTAGCTTCTTGAGTTCATTCAATTATTCTCAGTGCCTGAGTTGTTGAGCTGAAGTTTTTTGGAGCAAAATGTGTGTATACTTGTAATGTAAAGATTAAATTTGTATCTGAAGACTAAAATCTGATATTTTGGAATCATAACAATTCCTATGATACTACCTTTAACTTCACATGTATAATTAGTCCTTTTTCCCTTTAATTTTACATATTTATAGAATTGTCTAGATTATTAATCTTGGGGGAAAGCATGAATTAATCCAAATTTTACCTTATATCCACACCATCCACTTTTAGTTGAAAATTGATGTAATGCTGAACTATTGATTCATGAGAGTAGACTTCCATTTAAGAAAGTTTAACGCTTCTGTCATATATATTTCTTCAACTCTTGCAGAAACAATTCTCTGAACTACTGATGAAGGCAGCTAGTGATTACGGTGCCTTGACAGCATCAGTGGCAGATTTTCAGTGGAGTCAGAATTTCAAGGAACCTCCTTCAGTTTGGGGGGTATGTTTCTACAGTATATTTATTGTGGCAACATCTTGTCATAAATCATTAGTTAATTTATATTTGCATCCATGAACCCTTATTTGATATGATAAGTATACCAGTAGATAATAAATACTACAAAATGGAGGTTCTCCTTAGAGGCTGTGTCTGTTGCATATTCTGAAGGTTTTTATCAATTGTTTTCAAAGGCAACTGGTGCAAAACTGGAATTGATTTTAGGCCATCCCAGATTGAATAATGACATAAGGAAAATGCTAATTTGACAACTAGAAAAGAGCCAACAACCAAGAACTGCAAAATATAGTTTTTTTCCTTGTAGTTATTGGTTGttagctttttgtttctaatCAAATTAGCATTTCCTAATGACACATAAATTTATATACTTGCAGTTTTTTACCTTTTCTTTTATCCTTATAGGAAATGCTTCGACCCATTCCAGTAGCTTTGGCATCTTGCACTCGCTTCTTTGAAGCAATGTCTGCCACAAGAGAGTCATTTGCAGCCCTTCAGAAATTGAGAGTGGGTCAATTTGATTCCCCTATACCAAGTACTCCGGCGAGAGATCCTTCCCAAAGACTGCCCGGAGTTTCTAATTGTCTGACTCCACCTCCAATGGAAAACTGAAGCAAACCTCGATGAGATAGTTGTCAGAAATTGAAGGAAGTAAGAATTAATTCAACAAGCACCAAGATTCAAACAACTAGCTGAGTGTTATAGGATCTTCTTGTGCCCTTTCTCAGTTGAAGAAGAGTTTACTTCATCCAACTGTTTGTGCAGATCAATTGTTTTAACTTTATTTACCAAAAATCTTTCATGATTACTATGTGAAAAACTCCAATAATTTTGTAGTGCTGCAAGGCTTGTGACCAAAACGCATTGTACAC
The Arachis duranensis cultivar V14167 chromosome 5, aradu.V14167.gnm2.J7QH, whole genome shotgun sequence genome window above contains:
- the LOC107488890 gene encoding AUGMIN subunit 2 is translated as MSMGNESSWVGKKPIRRIGGMSDALSIAADLGFSVSASQPPPQESSLPSSGEKGEDLVRVLRELTTVQRKIADLQVELQGRKDDKNVAHLTHVSEMEKKIETLGRITAILKDVIQNKDRIIARLQQPYSLDCIPVEAEFQKQFSELLMKAASDYGALTASVADFQWSQNFKEPPSVWGEMLRPIPVALASCTRFFEAMSATRESFAALQKLRVGQFDSPIPSTPARDPSQRLPGVSNCLTPPPMEN
- the LOC107488891 gene encoding uncharacterized protein LOC107488891 isoform X1, with the translated sequence MLRRNIRMRREYLYRKSLEGKERLLYEKKRKIREALQEGKPIPTELRNEEAALRREIDLEDENTAVPRTHIDDEYAHAAEKDPKILLTTSRDPSAPLQQFVKELSYVFPNAQRMNRGGQVISEIIESCRAHDYTDVVLVHEHRGVPDGLIVCHLPYGPTAYFGLLNVVTRHEIKDKKAIGTMPEAYPHLIFDNFSTKLGERTANILKYLFPVPKPDTKRIVTFSNQSDYVSFRHHIYEKHGGPKSIELKEIGPRFELRLYQIKLGTVDQAEAQIEWVIRPYMNTSKKRKFLSD
- the LOC107488891 gene encoding uncharacterized protein LOC107488891 isoform X2, yielding MLRRNIRMRREYLYRKSLEGKERLLYEKKRKIREALQEGKPIPTELRNEEAALRREIDLEDENTAVPRTHIDDEYAHAAEKDPKILLTTSRDPSAPLQQFVKELSYVFPNAQRMNRGGQVISEIIESCRAHDYTDVVLVHEHRGVPDGLIVCHLPYGPTAYFGLLNVVTRHEIKDKKAIGTMPEAYPHLIFDNFSTKLGERTANILKYLFPVPKPDTKRIVTFSNQSDYVSFRHHIYEKHGGPKSIELKEIGPRFELRLYQTDNQLY